A stretch of Manis javanica isolate MJ-LG chromosome 1, MJ_LKY, whole genome shotgun sequence DNA encodes these proteins:
- the HMGB1 gene encoding high mobility group protein B1 — MGKGDPKKPRGKMSSYAFFVQTCREEHKKKHPDASVNFSEFSKKCSERWKTMSAKEKGKFEDMAKADKARYEREMKTYIPPKGETKKKFKDPNAPKRPPSAFFLFCSEYRPKIKGEHPGLSIGDVAKKLGEMWNNTAADDKQPYEKKAAKLKEKYEKDIAAYRAKGKPDAAKKGVVKAEKSKKKKEEEEDEEDEEEEEEEEDEEEEDEEEDDDDE, encoded by the exons ATGGGCAAAGGAGATCCTAAGAAGCCGAGAGGCAAAATGTCATCATATGCATTCTTTGTGCAAACTTGCCGGGAGGAGCACAAGAAGAAGCACCCAGATGCTTCAGTCAACTTCTCAGAGTTTTCTAAGAAGTGTTCAGAGAGGTGGAAG ACTATGTCtgctaaagagaaaggaaaatttgaaGACATGGCAAAGGCAGACAAGGCCCgttatgaaagagaaatgaaaacttacatccCTCCTAAAggggaaacaaaaaagaagttcAAGGATCCCAATGCCCCCAAGAGGCCTCC TTCggcctttttcttgttttgttctgaGTATCGCCCAAAAATCAAAGGAGAGCATCCTGGCCTATCCATTGGTGATGTTGCAAAGAAACTGGGAGAGATGTGGAATAACACTGCTGCAGATGACAAGCAGCCTTACGAAAAGAAAGCCGCTAAGCTGAAGGAAAAATACGAAAAG GATATTGCTGCATACCGAGCTAAAGGAAAGCCTGATGCCGCAAAGAAGGGAGTTGTCAAGGctgagaaaagcaagaaaaagaaggaagaggaggaagatgaggaagatgaggaggaggaggaggaggaggaggatgaggaggaggaagatgaggaagaagatgatgatgatgaataa